The nucleotide window gagcagggacacctgccccaggtgataggcagggaacaggaacagctgccccaagtgatgggcagggagcagggacagctaccccaggtgataggcacgcagcagggacagctgccccaggtgataggcaggaAACAGGAACAGCTGTCCCAACTGATGGGCACAGaacagggacagctgccccaggtgataggcaggcAGCAGGAACAGCTaccccaggtgataggcaggaAACAGGAACAGCTGTCCCAAGTGATGGGCAGGGAGTtgggacagctgccccaggtgctGGGCAGGGAGCAgaaacagctgccccaggtgataggcagggagcaggaacagctgccccaggtgataggcagggagcaggaacagctgccccaggtgacaggcagggagcaggaacacctgccccaggtgatgggcagggagcagggacagctgccccaggtgatgggcagggagcagggacagctgccccaggtgatgggcagggagcagggacagttgccccaggtgatgggcagcgagcaggaacagctgccccaggtgatgggcagggagcaggaacagctgtcccaggtgatgggcagggagcagggacagttgccccaggtgatgggcagcgagcaggaacagctgccccaggtgatgggcagggagcaggaacagctgtCCCAAGGgatgggcagggagcagggacagctgccccaggtgataggcaggaAACAGGAACAGCTGCCCCATGTGATAGGCAGgtagcagggacagctgccccaggtgataggcagggagcagggacagctgccccaggtgataggcagggagcaggaacaCCTGTCCCAGGTaatgggcagggagcagggacagctgtcccaggtgataggcagggagcagggacagctgccccaggtgataggcaggaAACAGGAACAGCTGTCCCAAATGATGGGCACagagcagggacagctgccccaggtgataggcagggagcaggaacagctaccccaggtgataggcaggaAACAGGAACAGCTGTCCCAAGTGATGGGCAGGGAGTAGGGACAGCTGTCCCAGGTGATAGGCAGgcagcagggacagctgccccaggtgataggcaggaAACAGGAACAGCTGTCCCAAATGATGGACACagagcagggacagctgccccaggtgctGGGCAGGGAGCAGAAACAGCTGCCCCATgtgataggcagggagcaggaacagctgccccaggtgttaggcagggagcagggacagttgccccaggtgataggcagggagcaggaacagctgccGCATGTGATAGGCAGGTAGCACgggcagctgccccaggtgataggcagggaaCAGGGACAAGTGCTccaggtgatgggcagggagtagggacagctgccccaggtgatgggcagggagcaggaacagctgtcccaggtgataggcaggcagcagggacagctgccccaggtgataggcaggaAACAGGAACAGCTGTCCCAAATGATGGGCACagagcagggacagctgccccaggtgctGGGCAGGGAGCAGAAACAGCTGCCCCATgtgataggcagggagcaggaacagctgccccaggtgttaggcagggagcagggacagttgccccaggtgataggcagggagcaggaacagctgccGCACATGATAGGCAGGTAGTACgggcagctgccccaggtgataggcagggaaCAGGGACAAGTGCTccaggtgatgggcagggagtagggacagctgccccaggtgatgggcagggagcaggaacagctgtCCCAAGGGAtcggcagggagcagggacagctgtCCCAAGGGAtcggcagggagcagggacagctgccccaggtgataggcagggagcagggacacctgccccaggtgataggcagggaaCAGGAACAGCTGTCCCAAATGATGGGCACagagcagggacagctgccccaggtgccGGGCAGGGAGCAGAAACAGCTGCCCCATgtgataggcagggagcagggacagctgccccaggtgataggcagggagcagggacagctgccccaggtgataggcagggagcaggaacagctgtCCCAGGTaatgggcagggagcagggacagctgtcccaggtgataggcagggagcaggaacagctaccccaggtgataggcaggaAACAGGAACAGCTGTCCCAACTGATGGGCAGGGAgtagggacagctgccccaggtgataggcagggagcagggacacctgccccaggtgataggcagggaaCAGGAACAGCTGTCCCAAATGATGGGCACagagcagggacagctgccccaggtgctGGGCAGGGAGCAGAAACAGCTGTCCCATgtgataggcagggagcaggAAGAGCTGCCCCAGGTGttaggcagggagcagggacagttGCCCCAAgtgataggcagggagcaggaacagctgccGCACGTGATAGGCAGGTAGTACgggcagctgccccaggtgataggcagggaaCAGGGACAAGTGCTtcaggtgatgggcagggagtagtgacagctgccccaggtgatgggcagggagcaggaacagctgtCCCAAGGGAtcggcagggagcagggacagctgccccaggtgataggcagggagcagggacacctgccccaggtgataggcagggaacaggaacagctgccccaagtgatgggcagggagcagggacagctaccccaggtgataggcacgcagcagggacagctgccccaggtgataggcaggaAACAGGAACAGCTGTCCCAACTGATGGGCACAGaacagggacagctgccccaggtgataggcaggcAGCAGGAACAGCTaccccaggtgataggcaggaAACAGGAACAGCTGTCCCAAGTGATGGGCAGGGAGTtgggacagctgccccaggtgctGGGCAGGGAGCAgaaacagctgccccaggtgataggcagggagcaggaacagctgccccaggtgataggcagggagcagggacagctgccccaggtgataggcagggagcaggaacagctgcctcaagtgatgggcagggagcagggacagctgacccaggtgataagcagggagtagggacagctgccccaggtgataggcaggcAGCAGGGACATctgccccaggtgataggcaggaaacagggacagctgccccaggtgatatgcagggagcaggaacagctgccccaggtgataggaagggagcaggaacagctgccccaggtgttaGGCAGTGAGCAGGGagagctgccccaggtgataggcagggagcaggaacagctgccccaggtgatgagcagggagcagggacagctaccccaggtgatgggcagggagcagggacagctgccccaggtgataggcagggagcaggaacagctgccccCGTTGTTAGacagggagcagggacagctgccccaggtgatagcCAGgcagcagggacagctgccccaggtgataggcaggaAACAGGAACAGCTGTCCCAGGTGATGGACAGGGAGCAgagacagctgccccaggtgataagcagggagcaggaacagctggctcaggtgataggcagggagcaggaacagctgccccaggtgataggcaggaAACAGGAACAGCTGCCGCAGGTCATGGGCAGGCAGCAGGAACAGCTGCTTCAGCTGATGGGCAGGGAGCAgaaacagctgccccaggtgataggcagggagcagggacagctgccccaggtgataggcaggaaacaggaacagctgccccaggtcaTGGGCAGGcagcaggaacagctgccccaggtgataggcagggagtagggacagctgccccaggtgataggtagggagcagggacagctgccccaggtgaatggcagggagcaggaacagcaTGCAGAAAGTGGAGCGGTGAGTGAATTACAAATTACAGAATCAAGCAATAAGGTATGACAGGCTGTGgtacagatgggtgacaaattaaaaCCAAAATGAAGTGTCTTAGTCGTGACGCCACCATGGGTCTCCAGAATATCTTCAGTGCTCCTTGCCAAGTCTGTGGAACTATATCGGAGGGATGAACTTTCCTCCGAGTTATTCCCTCTTTTATATACAGCCTTCATTTAATCAGTTAATTTAATTGAGATCAAGATTTCTTTTGCAATACAGACCGGAGTACAGCAGATAAACTTCAGGTAGGGGAATCTGAAAAACTTAAGGTCTTTTGGGGATTTGTGCCTGTATTTTAGGggcccccctcccccacctttgaAATAAAAACTCCGCCCCAGCCTGAAtggaaccccccaccccaccaGTAAGCTTCTCATTCCATATTCCATTAGAAGCATATATATAGAGAGTGATTCTGCAACTATTTGGAATACAGACACTGTTGAGAATCTTTTGATCTGTGCTGTTGAAGTGAAGTTTAGTTGAAAGAAAGTCGATTAATTTTACATTTGCGTTGGATGTATTGTTCAGTTTGCGATTAGAAAAGACTGAGAAAGTCCATGTGAATTAGTTTTGACAAGTTTGGAGAAGGTGAGTTGTCTTTAATAGTcgttttatttttgtattatgaACAAAGAAAAAGTGCCAATCTACTCTTCAGGCCAGAGGACTAAAAGCTAACTCAAAGACTAGCTTGTGTTTCATTTTTACATAAAAGCTGTACCTtggaaagtaaaatgttttgtatGATATTTTGCAGTTTATGAAGATATTTTGAGATGAAAGTCGAGGTGACCACAGCTGTGAACTTTATCACCAAATTATTGAGAGGAAGAGGACTCCTGTCTGAAGAACAACTTCAACACTTCAGTCATTCTCTGGAAGAGGCATTAGGAGGTCAGATTAAACATGACATTACACACCTATGAGTTCTGACCAAAGTATCCACACAATATTTTTCTTTATTCAatctatttatttttcattttcactGAAATGGACAAGTACCTTTACAATTATAGTGACCCCTTGCTATGATAAAACAGGAAAGCTTATTAGTGTGACTCTCAGTTCAAGTCACTGATGTATAAAAAACCCCACCTATATTTAATGCTGGGCTCAGACTACATTATATTTTGTCTTTGatgatggtcaccatgtcagattaggcaatcatagtTCCATAACTTCTTGCAATGTCTTGGTCCGGAGACTGTCAACACCGACCAGTCATTGTCTACGTCCTTGTATGCTGTTGCGGAGGAGGGTCAAAAAATTGTCAATCATGACTACAGAAGGAATGTTAAGGAACACATCATAAGAGTGCTAggggagaaaatacaaaaaaaattctgacatgcAAAACTTTTTGTCAGGGTGTTGTGGTGTGTTCCAGATGCGACATTGCTGTTTTTTTCTGACATGAAGAACATGTTATTGCACAGTCTGTTTTCATATCCGGCCAAGATTTTATTGGGATCATCTCATACAATCGACGAATCTTAAAAGACTGCTGAAATCAGACAGTGTAAAACAGACTTTATATTTTCAATAGGACAGCTTTTTATCTCGGGAGCAATAATGCTGGCCAGAAATGCTGCCTTTCTTGAGAACCTCATCCCAAGTGAATGATAGTCATGGCATTCTAATAACAAATCTATTCTTAAAACAATATGCAAGTTGAACAGAGTTTCGAAAAGTATTTTTTCTTGATTGTAGAGCATTATGAGCATTACTGGTTCCCCGATGCACCGTTTAGAGGTTCGGGATACCGCTGTATCCGGATCAATCACAGGATGGACCCGCTAGTAGGGAAGGCTGCTTACAACATTGGTCTCAGCATGGAGCAGCTTTTCTCCCTTTTACCCTGTGAACTTACAGTGTGGGTCGACCCCTACGAAGTGTCCTATCGTATAGGGGAGAATGGGTCCATATGTGTACTATATGAGTCCACACCACCGCCACCGGAGACTCATCTGAACTCCATGATGACCGTCTCTAGCTAATCTCTCTGCACAtttgttttaacattttaaatgaTGATTTTAatgacagccctgtgatgatctgccgacttgtccagggtgtaccctacctctcacccataatcagctgggataggctacagcttgcctgcaactctgcacaggataagcggttatggacaatggatggatggatggattttaatgACTGAATAAATTGGATATATTTTGATCCAGTGCTTGATTTTAACACCTGTAAATATTtgtaaatgtatttttatttttattattttatcatTTGTAAATATATTCTGATTAAAGATAATGCTtcaattttttttcagtgttttatatTACATTTGCATAATGTGTAATGCATTTTATAAATACAGTAAGTACACATTTTAGGTGAAACTGTAGCCCATTTGTTGCTATATAATTTCTAGCCCCTCTCTACCACCATCCATCAATGGAAAGGGTTCACCAGAGGCTCACATTGATCCACTCATACCAGTGACAGATACACTACCTTATCAGTGTTGCTGCTGCGAGAATAGTCACCCACCCAAACAATATGAGATGATAGACTTTCAGCTTCTGATGTGTTAAACAAATTTGTGAATgtggcaccttttgtttgaacccacccatttttccaagcgatcaaaaatattggaatagGTATTTCTTTTTTcctatgaccctgaccaggataaggcGGTTActcaagatgaatgaatgacatTTAAACACTGACTTCACCATATACACAGCAAAGGCTCTATCATATTGTAATTGTGATCACAATTCTTTGCTTCCTTAAATTAATTAAACATAACTGACTGTGATATTAATTTTGCTATTGAGTTTATTATAGAGTGGcgactacaattattgacactttAACAATCTTTTGACCATTGCTAAAGTAGAAaatactttcaatacataaattgtgcatgaataattactcaagcttccactggaaaaaaatgagttgattcccaattacttagcgtatcagatcacgtgacatcgttctacaattatcgacacatttgtccacagttatcgacaccgttccacaattatcaacatccagatgattatttataaaaaaataatcggtatgcggtattaagtgaacaaaacatagtttttatttaaaatttgttttacatagacttacatttagtacaaaatatcttttatataaatatatcgatgtcggtgcttacgtaattCTCATGTTTTTAAACGAATGAaccgataatgtttaacctgtcagaaaatatttttgttccactttctacgtattttcatagatcacattttgttaatcatttgttgttgtttgtattaatttctagttttgtagtttaccaataaatatcaacaggcaatcaacattgtaaccacatgaaaatccaggtcaaaggtcacatgttattcctcgaaccaaaatatatgtctactgatattttaaaatgtggtagagatttacaacaaactgcaaaaaaatattttctgaatggaatagaaaaacctGAAtacttcaagcatgtaattttttttgtatgctaggaatttaattctggtctaattctatttattgcgatagtattccaaatactctataagcattccattttgtcatgaatcagaaaaaaaatattataaatcacagcattttttttaaagtacttaatctacttcagcaatgttacacaaagattgatacataacagttgtaaatgtcacttaattccacagggtgtcgataatggtggacaccggtgaaggtgatcactattatcgacacctcattgtaagattgtgtgtgttctcgtgcatagctgtcctgagctttatgaccctttcacaccctggtaaacgtgcataatcgcgagaacatactcttttattttctctgtaccttctagtttcgctgaaaccacattcctggttcctcctgttctagggggtgtatggtctgctctttcatgtataataaaaacgactccttatctggcgagttgaccttgtgcccccgagccccttacttatcttgtcacgcaagcttctgatgtatataaaccctgctctctctgtgtatcactgagcagtgcttgaataaaccagattgatttaactcgtgtggtttgttttaaccctgctccagagcgctcttacgtcaacgcatctgaactgagacagacacaggttctaacaatttggtgaccccgacgtgatactctcaatcaggtaagacatgtttgattgactacctggttggcagtagtttcgtagtgtcctacggaggacagttttccctggttcgagtccaggaagagcgcgctatacaaatttgtactatatttgttgtctgttcctcttcagatccgtttgttgtcattgtacgatgggaagctcgttccctaagcctgcgccaggggaaaccccggccgaatggatgactaggtgcggtttcgcttattatgtttctccttggctcgataatttggcaggttggaccgaggccaaccctcaaattccttcatatcctcgccgaggtactttcgatcctggttatcttgcatcggcccatcgcatgatttatgagggattaggggaccccggatgggatcgcccgtatatgcgggaaggatatgccaaatggtatgatatgaagaagatttgggataattttaaacaggcttatactccccgttcagtcctgaaatccatcccgaagcctcgggctgcacccgtcaccaaggaaacggaggaggcggcgctaggaaaatccaaatctcattctgctcctccagcctcgttagatagtaaacctccaccttatagtaaggctggaaaaattactggtaaatcgccgtcagctgcaaaaacgattcctaaaatttatccgtccctggctgctgtgtctgcgtgccccccccccacggttgacagagggcagcgtcccggagggataaagggtgcgcctgcatcagccaagaacggcaaagacgaagaaagtagtgacgataccgatgatgacactgatgatgacgattgggataatcccgatggtgtgggtccagacgccggctcgcgtccttatccgccacaaaacgctgcttgtgtatgggttgcaaagcgcagtggtattgatataactcctccgtccccgtcggctcttaaggacatcatctcgcttcttccgtcacccgataagcccttgctttttgttgatcagttaattaatgtttctcgtaactgtcagcttacgggagctgattaccggtttattctgcagaataaattaggaggcgcatatgatgagacggccctgttagaaaacgtacaggtcctccgccccgtcaacgatattgctgttaatgttaaggaggaattgcctccggtaggggaaaacggtcgccctcgccagcgcaccgtgtctaccttcttttggaaggacacgccgaacgcactgcagcagcttcgtgagcaattgacgcgatacctgctcgccttaaaacaagcaaatagagacctgtcacaggtcactaattgcaaacaggagcgttctgagctgacgtcggctttctggaagcgctttggggaagtttggcaacatttgggaggtcttgaacttgatttggcaaacccgaacccaatgttcttgtccacctttctgtctaattgtcgccccgaaatacagagcgttttaaaacatcactggagtgaccggaataatctggtcctccgtcaggccggggagcgggtgcgcacgttggagagcgatggtctcttagactgtaaaacgaataaagcatgtttatccgtcgtgccgggcggacgagcggagggacgacaggagaggggtcgccgaacgggaccgcgcggcgggggagggaggagaaatggaaagtgccactattgtggaaaagaggggcactggataagagaatgtcatgcgaaacagcgagatgagcaggaacgcgagaaacccgtcatgcgcgccggttcaagccccacagggcagagagatcctgcccgcccatagggctgccctcagagcgatgaaaccccgaccgttgctatgttaaatcttttattcagctcccctcttaacgaagatcttcccactattgttttatgcctggcagggactgaata belongs to Neoarius graeffei isolate fNeoGra1 chromosome 26, fNeoGra1.pri, whole genome shotgun sequence and includes:
- the LOC132874194 gene encoding protein BTG1-like; amino-acid sequence: MKVEVTTAVNFITKLLRGRGLLSEEQLQHFSHSLEEALGEHYEHYWFPDAPFRGSGYRCIRINHRMDPLVGKAAYNIGLSMEQLFSLLPCELTVWVDPYEVSYRIGENGSICVLYESTPPPPETHLNSMMTVSS